The Streptomyces sp. NBC_00162 genome includes the window GGCGTCACGCCCGCAGGGGAACACCCTGCCGACCCGCCGGCGCACACGGACTCCCCGGACCGCGCGGACTCTTCGAGTCTCACGGACCGTGCGGACCGCACGGAGCTTCCCGGGACGACCGCCGCCGAGGACACCTCGACGGCCCTCGCCATGGCCTCGATCCGGATCTCCCGGGGCAACCCCACCGCCGAGGAGACGGCCGCCCTGGCCGCCCTCCTCACGGCCCGCCTGCGCCTGCTCAACGAGGCCCGGCAGCCCGCGCCCTCCGCCCCGCGCACCCGCAAACTCCCCACCCAGCCCTGCCGGCCGTTCCGCGCACCGGGCGCCTGGGCTTCCTGACTTCGTCCAGCCGGCTGTCTATCCGGGGTCTGAGCCCGGCGTGGCAGCGCTGCCTGAGGTCGTCGCAGGTTTCGCGTGGAGGATCTCGCGGGCCTGCTCCGCGGCCCGGGTGATGCTCTCGGAGACGAAGTCGACGAAGCGGGCGATGTTCTCGAGGCGGGTGGCGGCCGGGGTGTCAGGGCCGAGGATGCCCACCCCCTGCCGTGCGGTCTCGGCGAGCTGAGCGGTGGAGCGCGCGCTGGCGATCATCGACTGGTACCACACGTCGTCGTCGACGATGTAGCGCTCGCGGCGGCGTTCGTCGCGTTCCCTGCGGACGAGGCCCTGACTCTCCAGGAACGCGATCGCTTTGGAGATCGACGCCGGGCTGACCGCGAGGCGCTGGGCGAGCGCGGACGCGGTGAGGCTGCCCGCGTCCGTGGTGTAGAGGGACACCAGTACCCGGGCCGTCATCTTGGGCAGGCCCGAGGCCATGAGGAGGGTCGTGAACACCTCCTCGTACGCGCGCACGGCCTCGGGGTCGCGTCCGTGGGCCTGCACCGGAACCTGCTGCCCTCGGGGTGCGGTCTGCTTGCGCCGGTGGGCGCGGTGTCCGGTGGCTCGGTGGGCCAGATCGGCGCGGTAGCCGGCGGGGCCGCCGTTGCGCATCACCTCGCGCGTGATCGTCGAGGTCGGACGGTCCAGACGTCTGCCTATCTCCGCGTAGGCGAGCCCGTCGGCCACCCCCATTGCGATCTGCTGACGTTCCTGCTGAGTGAGCCGGCCTCCCG containing:
- a CDS encoding acyl-CoA carboxylase epsilon subunit — translated: MIIVEERPLLTAPAVGVTPAGEHPADPPAHTDSPDRADSSSLTDRADRTELPGTTAAEDTSTALAMASIRISRGNPTAEETAALAALLTARLRLLNEARQPAPSAPRTRKLPTQPCRPFRAPGAWAS
- a CDS encoding GbsR/MarR family transcriptional regulator; amino-acid sequence: MPGGRLTQQERQQIAMGVADGLAYAEIGRRLDRPTSTITREVMRNGGPAGYRADLAHRATGHRAHRRKQTAPRGQQVPVQAHGRDPEAVRAYEEVFTTLLMASGLPKMTARVLVSLYTTDAGSLTASALAQRLAVSPASISKAIAFLESQGLVRRERDERRRERYIVDDDVWYQSMIASARSTAQLAETARQGVGILGPDTPAATRLENIARFVDFVSESITRAAEQAREILHAKPATTSGSAATPGSDPG